Proteins co-encoded in one Cinclus cinclus chromosome 17, bCinCin1.1, whole genome shotgun sequence genomic window:
- the LOC134051121 gene encoding carbonic anhydrase 15-like, with protein sequence MGPTGLGITFLTLPLVVRAAAGGQWCYDSQDPQCGPSHWKELKATCGGDKQSPVNIDRRRLQRDGGLGDILFEGYDQAPPGKWRLTNNGHTVMLTLASESASEHITISGGGLPGRYRAIQLHFHWGSLARNGSEHTLDGRQLPMEMHIVHMNAKYQTLAEAKGHPNGLAVLGFFFQVSETTNTNYNTIVAGLRNVSHAGDSVDLASTFRLSTLLPRAGRLSGYYRYQGSLTTPDCSEAVVWTVFEEPVEIGREQLKAFVSTLHFPLEGSVLLKMINNFRPPQPLRSRKIFASRGATASTGSLHGGHHQLLSPLLLLALLSLFSPAL encoded by the exons ATGGGCCCCACCGGGCTTGGCATAACTTTCCTGACACTGCCCCTCGTCGTGCGAGCGGCCGCGGGAG GGCAGTGGTGCTACGACTCACAGGACCCCCAGTGCG gGCCCAGCCACTGGAAGGAGCTGAAAGCCACATGTGGTGGCGACAAGCAGTCCCCTGTGAACATCGACAGGCGCCGGCTGCAGCGGGATGGTGGCCTCGGGGACATCCTCTTCGAGGGTTATGACCAGGCTCCCCCTGGCAAGTGGAGGCTGACAAACAACGGGCACACAG TGATGCTGACCCTGGCGAGTGAGTCGGCCTCTGAGCACATCACCATCAGTGGCGGGGGCCTCCCTGGCAGGTACCGTGCGATCCAGCTCCACTTCCACTGGGGCAGCCTGGCCCGGAATGGTTCTGAGCACACTCTCGATGGGCGCCAGCTCCCCATGGAG ATGCACATCGTCCACATGAATGCCAAGTACCAGACACTGGCAGAGGCCAAGGGGCACCCCAATGGGCTGGCTGTCCTCGGCTTCTTCTTCCAG GTCTCTGAAACCACTAACACCAACTACAACACCATTGTGGCGGGGCTGAGGAATGTCTCCCACGCTG GGGACTCTGTGGATTTGGCCTCCACCTTCCGCCTGAGCACGCTGCTGCCACGTGCTGGCCGGCTCTCGGGCTACTACCGCTACCAGGGCTCCCTCACCACCCCCGACTGCAGCGAGGCCGTGGTCTGGACTGTTTTTGAGGAGCCAGTGGAGATTGGCCGGGAGCAG ctgaAGGCATTTGTCAGCACCCTCCACTTCCCACTCGAGGGATCTGTGCTCCTGAAAATGATCAACAACTTCCGTCCGCCGCAGCCCCTCCGCAGCAGGAAGATCTTTGCCTCCCGGGGGgccacagccagcactgggTCCCTGCACGGGGGCCACCACCAGCTCCTCTcacccctgctcctcctggccctgctcagcctCTTCTCACCAGCCCTGTAG
- the LOC134050834 gene encoding immunoglobulin lambda-1 light chain-like has protein sequence MAWAPLLFVVLAHSTGSLVQAAVTQQPSEVSANVGDTVRITCSGSSYSCGWYQQKVPGSGPVTVIYYNDKRPSGIPSRFSGSKSGSTATLTITGVQAEDEAVYFCGGADSSMCGVFGAGTTLTVKGQPLVAPTVHLFAPSAKEVETGKATLVCLMENFYPSRVTVEWVADGNTITSGVETSQSQRQSNNHYMASSYLSLDASKWQNYNSVSCKVRHEAGNVEKTVNRSECF, from the exons ATGGCCTGGGCCCCTCTTCTCTTCGTGGTGCTCGCCCACAGCACAG gTTCCCTGGTCCAGGCAGCGGTGACTCAGCAGCCATCCGAGGTGTCAGCCAACGTGGGGGACACGGTCAGGATCACCTGCTCCGGTAGCAGCTACAGCTGTGGCTGGTACCAGCAGAAGGtccctggcagtggccctgTCACTGTGATCTACTACAATGACAAGAGACCCTCGGGCATCCCTTCGCGATTCTCCGGATCCAAATCCGGCTCCACGGCCACGTTAACCATCACTGGGGTCCAAGCCGAGGACGAGGCTGTCTATTTCTGTGGTGgtgctgacagcagca tgtgtggTGTATTCGGGGCCGGGACCACGTTGACCGTGAAAG GCCAACCCCTGGTCGCTCCCACCGTCCATCTCTTCGCACCATCTGCCAAGGAGGTGGAGACAGGGAAAGCCACCCTGGTGTGTCTGATGGAGAACTTCTACCCGAGCCGTGTGACAGTGGAATGGGTGGCTGATGGCAACACCATCACCTCTGGTGTGGAGACCAGCCAGTCCCAGCGGCAGAGCAACAACCACTACATGGCCAGCAGTTACCTGTCACTGGATGCCAGCAAATGGCAGAATTACAATTCTGTCTCGTGCAAGGTCAGGCACGAGGCTGGAAATGTGGAGAAGACCGTGAACAGATCCGAGTGCTTCTAA